A window of Mucilaginibacter paludis DSM 18603 contains these coding sequences:
- a CDS encoding TonB-dependent receptor domain-containing protein: MMRLTFMVLTISLSLTGTLLAFSGKAQDMDKANISVNFNKARLGEVLDELEKQSGFSFTYPTKMAAISPIRLQAKDQSLKQVLQALAQANQLKFTRINQMISVSALPPPTGPGKISGKVLDEKGAVLPGATIKVMESGQGIQSSVDGTYQLNLPSGTYSLEVSYISYQTKRITGILVTEGKNTPLDIAMTPANNELNTVVITGDYKKSSVEGLYAKQKNNTAITDGISAEQIARTPDKNIGETLKRISGVSVLENKYVVVRGLGERYNGTMMNGQVMPSTELNRKQFSFDIIPANMVDNVTIYKTINPDKSAEFGGGLIEVNTKSIPTENSFSVTIGESYNDKTTGKNFTGQYIGTRSYFGSATGDRTLFGRTDWTSAADVRAYYAANKSDPKLFSNNWKLYNYTPSVSPNFQASLARVINLKNNDQIGFIASASYRNTWQISDVLSGRNGYTGNDKQDELYGFAGKRYGFTTNLGGIAGAGYTGQQFKVSLQSIYLRTFDQQLLLGTGEKYDYGPAVGYFDLTTQTDLWQNQLRAEKKFGSHGIKLEGLLSYAVIDRQKPDNHQMDAHYIGSATDSPDVPASDFSIADPQSNLEKGVLRSWSRSFEKNLGWNLDLSIPVKFDFLKTAFNNTLKTGYAGWRKDRLFWVVNTGSNYNASDPQPLSQVFDQSLHPGGTIDISGFGDDYRHKAALQAGYVMLDSKIGGKFRLTGGLRGEYYDLNSVNTVLDRFVKNQIDKNKDVTDYSDLYGKEPKFNLFPSAALTYGLTKKMNLRLAYAKSIIRPDLRELSFFQEYDFELGGIYQSQSPIRSTKIDNLDFRYEWYPNAGDILSFSLFYKKLLHPMEIYDLGNRTYELRNDLSAKNKGIELEARKSFAFTGLPVLRNLTLYGNFTRLFAKVTPMNVVYNSAFPGREGKITVVDVALPEVDRPQAGASNYTYNAGIYYDSKPVSLSLSYNYVTNRVFRASEVYKESLFETPLPSLDGQATVSLLKNKGQFKLNLGNLLNKSNRVYKKRQGDQATTLFYEKGDFIDYQATPGRTYSLSFNYNF, from the coding sequence ATGATGAGGTTAACCTTTATGGTCCTGACGATCTCGCTCTCCCTGACCGGGACCTTACTCGCCTTTAGCGGTAAGGCCCAGGACATGGATAAAGCCAATATTTCTGTAAATTTCAATAAAGCCCGGCTCGGCGAGGTACTCGACGAACTGGAAAAACAATCCGGGTTCTCTTTTACCTACCCCACCAAAATGGCCGCCATCAGCCCCATCAGGCTGCAGGCCAAAGATCAGTCACTCAAACAGGTACTGCAAGCACTCGCGCAGGCCAATCAGCTCAAGTTCACCCGGATCAACCAGATGATCTCCGTCAGCGCATTACCCCCACCGACCGGGCCGGGCAAGATCAGCGGCAAAGTGCTGGACGAAAAAGGCGCGGTACTGCCCGGGGCTACTATTAAAGTGATGGAAAGCGGGCAAGGCATCCAGTCCAGTGTGGATGGCACCTATCAGCTCAACCTGCCTTCGGGAACTTATTCGCTCGAAGTCAGTTATATTTCCTACCAGACCAAACGCATCACGGGCATCCTGGTAACGGAGGGTAAAAACACCCCTCTGGATATCGCCATGACTCCGGCAAACAATGAGTTGAACACGGTAGTGATCACCGGCGACTATAAGAAATCATCAGTGGAAGGGCTTTATGCCAAACAAAAGAACAATACGGCCATCACCGACGGCATCAGCGCAGAGCAGATCGCCCGCACTCCCGATAAAAATATCGGCGAAACGCTCAAACGCATCAGCGGTGTGAGCGTGCTGGAAAACAAATATGTGGTGGTACGGGGCCTGGGCGAACGATATAACGGCACCATGATGAACGGGCAGGTGATGCCCAGCACCGAACTGAACCGTAAGCAATTTTCCTTCGACATTATTCCCGCTAACATGGTTGACAATGTCACGATCTACAAAACCATCAACCCGGATAAAAGCGCCGAGTTTGGCGGTGGCCTGATCGAAGTGAATACCAAAAGCATCCCCACGGAAAATTCGTTCAGCGTCACGATCGGGGAGAGTTACAATGATAAAACCACCGGCAAAAATTTTACAGGCCAATATATCGGAACACGGAGTTATTTCGGATCGGCAACCGGAGACCGTACTTTGTTTGGGCGGACAGACTGGACAAGCGCGGCAGATGTCCGGGCTTATTATGCGGCCAATAAATCAGACCCCAAGCTGTTTTCTAACAATTGGAAACTGTACAATTATACGCCATCGGTATCGCCCAATTTCCAGGCTTCTTTAGCCAGAGTTATCAACCTGAAGAACAATGACCAGATCGGTTTTATCGCCTCGGCCAGTTACCGTAATACCTGGCAGATCTCGGATGTGCTTTCCGGACGTAACGGCTATACCGGAAATGATAAGCAGGATGAATTGTACGGTTTTGCCGGTAAGCGATATGGTTTCACTACGAATCTGGGCGGCATCGCCGGTGCCGGGTATACAGGCCAGCAGTTCAAAGTCAGCCTGCAAAGCATTTATCTGCGCACCTTTGATCAGCAATTGTTATTAGGTACAGGCGAGAAATACGATTACGGGCCTGCGGTTGGCTATTTTGACCTGACCACGCAAACCGATCTCTGGCAAAACCAGCTCAGGGCGGAGAAGAAATTTGGAAGCCATGGTATCAAATTGGAAGGGCTGTTAAGCTACGCGGTGATTGACAGGCAAAAGCCCGATAATCACCAGATGGATGCCCACTATATCGGCAGCGCGACCGACAGCCCGGATGTACCCGCTTCCGATTTCAGTATTGCCGATCCCCAAAGTAACCTCGAAAAAGGCGTGCTGCGTTCCTGGAGCCGGTCATTTGAAAAGAACCTGGGCTGGAACCTGGACCTGAGTATCCCCGTAAAATTCGACTTCTTAAAAACGGCGTTCAATAATACCCTTAAAACCGGTTATGCGGGCTGGCGCAAGGACCGCCTGTTCTGGGTAGTGAATACGGGCTCCAACTATAATGCCTCCGATCCGCAACCCCTCAGCCAGGTTTTCGACCAAAGCCTTCACCCCGGCGGCACCATCGATATCAGCGGCTTTGGCGACGATTACCGGCATAAAGCCGCACTGCAGGCGGGCTACGTGATGCTGGACAGTAAGATAGGCGGTAAATTCCGGCTTACCGGCGGCCTGCGCGGAGAGTATTATGATCTGAACAGCGTCAACACGGTACTGGACCGATTTGTGAAAAACCAGATCGATAAGAATAAGGACGTGACGGATTACAGTGATCTGTACGGAAAGGAACCCAAGTTTAACCTTTTTCCATCGGCGGCGCTTACTTATGGTTTAACAAAAAAGATGAACCTGCGTTTGGCTTACGCTAAAAGCATTATCCGCCCCGACCTGCGGGAACTTTCTTTTTTCCAGGAATACGATTTCGAATTAGGTGGCATCTACCAAAGCCAGTCGCCGATACGTTCCACTAAGATCGACAACCTGGATTTTCGATATGAATGGTATCCTAACGCAGGCGATATCCTGTCCTTTTCCCTGTTTTACAAAAAGTTGCTGCACCCGATGGAAATCTATGACCTGGGTAACCGCACCTATGAACTCCGGAACGATCTCTCCGCAAAAAATAAAGGCATCGAACTGGAGGCCCGCAAGTCGTTCGCTTTTACCGGACTGCCTGTATTACGTAACCTAACCTTGTATGGCAATTTTACACGCCTTTTTGCTAAAGTAACGCCGATGAATGTGGTTTACAACAGTGCTTTTCCGGGCCGTGAAGGCAAAATAACGGTTGTTGATGTAGCGCTGCCAGAAGTAGACAGGCCGCAGGCCGGTGCAAGCAATTATACCTACAATGCGGGTATCTATTACGACAGCAAACCAGTTTCCCTGAGCCTGAGCTATAATTACGTCACCAACCGGGTTTTCCGGGCGTCAGAGGTTTACAAAGAATCTCTATTTGAAACCCCGCTGCCCTCCCTCGACGGACAGGCGACAGTTAGCCTGCTAAAAAACAAGGGACAGTTTAAACTGAACCTGGGCAACCTGCTGAATAAATCTAACCGGGTTTATAAAAAAAGGCAGGGCGACCAGGCCACCACTCTTTTTTATGAAAAAGGCGATTTTATTGATTACCAGGCCACGCCAGGCCGCACCTATAGCTTAAGTTTTAACTATAACTTTTAA
- a CDS encoding AraC family transcriptional regulator has protein sequence MEHPRNMMDYLMLFLVSSKSISTFEFMQDPIKKRDGFTGEKLISIPKKVLKKEIENNPLLNALYITYIGYFPKAHAHFRERKKGCEDNILIYCMDGKGWYSTASGQYEVKANQFIILPATQNAMRYGADQDDPWTIFWVHFSGNKLKTLNQFFSIENFLVPNFIKFDTKRIQLWEEMYNSLEMGYTLNNMTYANFSLYYFIASFIFPEKRMELLKNSEETVIDKTIAFMKDNTHLKLTVEEMATKFAFYSTSYFSQLFRQKTGMSPMDYFIHLKIQHACRLLDLTDIRIKEVADKIGYTDPYYFSRIFHNIMGLSPNQYRNTKKG, from the coding sequence ATGGAACATCCAAGGAATATGATGGATTATCTGATGCTTTTTTTGGTAAGCTCTAAAAGTATTTCCACATTTGAATTTATGCAGGACCCAATTAAAAAACGCGATGGCTTTACCGGCGAAAAACTAATCAGCATCCCCAAAAAAGTACTAAAAAAGGAGATCGAAAATAACCCTTTGCTCAATGCTTTGTACATCACCTACATTGGTTATTTCCCAAAAGCACATGCACATTTCCGCGAAAGAAAAAAGGGCTGCGAAGACAACATCCTCATCTATTGTATGGACGGCAAAGGCTGGTATTCTACGGCATCAGGCCAATACGAGGTTAAGGCCAACCAGTTTATTATTTTACCGGCCACACAAAACGCTATGCGCTACGGCGCAGACCAAGATGACCCCTGGACTATATTTTGGGTACACTTTAGCGGCAATAAATTAAAAACCTTAAACCAGTTTTTTTCTATCGAGAATTTCCTGGTGCCCAACTTTATTAAGTTTGATACCAAGCGCATACAATTATGGGAAGAAATGTATAACAGCCTGGAGATGGGTTATACGCTCAACAACATGACCTACGCCAATTTCTCGCTTTACTATTTTATAGCGTCGTTTATTTTCCCGGAGAAACGCATGGAACTTTTAAAAAACAGCGAAGAAACCGTAATTGATAAAACCATAGCTTTTATGAAAGACAACACGCACCTGAAACTTACGGTAGAAGAAATGGCAACCAAGTTCGCCTTTTATTCCACGTCGTATTTTTCGCAACTCTTCAGGCAAAAAACCGGCATGTCTCCAATGGACTATTTTATCCACCTAAAGATACAACATGCCTGCCGGTTACTTGACCTGACAGACATCCGCATTAAAGAAGTGGCCGACAAGATTGGCTATACCGACCCCTATTATTTTTCCAGGATTTTTCACAACATTATGGGGTTATCGCCTAACCAATACCGGAATACCAAAAAGGGATAG
- a CDS encoding RNA polymerase sigma factor: MKDLSDKALFALVQDHDERAFAVLLERHSGLVYDLVYKRTRDDDDTKDILQDIFISLWNNREKIRIEESIYPYLHRSAKYAVIDLAIKNQRVTAYQSLLAKQDEPFCHPAETGLIASELQQQYEQEVARMPGTMQQIFRLSRDQQLSAREIALQLQISEQTVRNNITLALKKLRLSLGSDQLIVLLPLSLYISSALAVN, encoded by the coding sequence GTGAAAGATCTATCCGATAAAGCTCTGTTCGCATTGGTTCAGGATCATGATGAACGCGCTTTCGCTGTCCTGCTGGAAAGGCACAGCGGCCTGGTATATGACCTGGTTTACAAGCGTACACGTGACGATGACGACACCAAAGACATTCTTCAGGACATTTTTATTTCGCTTTGGAATAACCGGGAGAAGATAAGGATCGAGGAGTCTATTTATCCCTACCTGCACCGTTCGGCCAAATATGCCGTTATTGACCTGGCCATCAAAAACCAGCGGGTTACCGCCTATCAAAGCCTGCTGGCCAAACAGGATGAACCCTTTTGCCATCCCGCAGAAACCGGCCTGATTGCCAGTGAGCTCCAGCAGCAATATGAACAGGAAGTTGCCCGGATGCCCGGTACGATGCAGCAGATCTTCCGGCTCAGCCGTGACCAGCAGCTCTCGGCCAGGGAGATCGCCCTTCAGTTGCAGATCTCAGAACAAACCGTCAGAAACAACATTACCCTGGCCCTGAAAAAGTTGCGGCTTAGTCTCGGCTCCGACCAACTGATCGTTTTATTGCCGCTCAGCCTGTACATTTCTTCTGCCTTGGCGGTAAATTAA
- a CDS encoding RNA polymerase sigma factor produces MDLKALADTALVEKVRMNHAGAFDEVFKRYWEHLYVFALKRLKDEDEAKDAVQDVFIGYWQRAAALELTGTLEAYLFSAVRYEVLRKIASASKQEEKLLHYTNVVLPEFIATLDPLEQNELMLAIDREISALPARLKEIYQLSKEENLSIKEIALRLNLSEQTVKNQLSAALKKLRAGLKEAFILILLSRL; encoded by the coding sequence ATGGATTTAAAAGCATTAGCAGATACCGCATTAGTCGAAAAGGTCAGGATGAACCATGCAGGTGCCTTTGATGAGGTTTTTAAACGCTATTGGGAGCATTTGTATGTTTTTGCTTTGAAGCGCTTAAAGGATGAAGACGAGGCAAAAGATGCGGTTCAGGATGTATTCATCGGCTACTGGCAGCGCGCAGCAGCCCTGGAGCTGACCGGCACGCTGGAAGCCTATTTATTCAGCGCCGTGCGATACGAAGTGCTACGCAAGATTGCCAGCGCCAGTAAACAGGAAGAAAAATTACTCCACTATACCAACGTGGTGCTGCCCGAATTCATTGCCACGCTTGACCCATTGGAACAAAATGAACTGATGTTGGCCATTGACCGGGAGATTTCGGCGCTACCAGCCCGTTTAAAGGAAATTTACCAGCTAAGCAAAGAAGAAAATCTGAGTATCAAAGAAATAGCCCTTCGCCTGAACCTGTCGGAGCAGACCGTTAAAAACCAGTTAAGCGCCGCTTTAAAGAAACTCCGCGCAGGTTTGAAAGAAGCGTTCATCCTCATTTTATTATCCCGCCTGTAA
- a CDS encoding FecR family protein, whose protein sequence is MAKTPQTIPDIALLQRYRSGTCSPEEARQVDEWFEAQENEAVPPLLRRRSVQAVNRAVLRAIRSPQRKQQSGFVFLKIAAVLLLAVMAGLFGYRKLYPAKELPISYTTISTKAGERKTVILPDSTRISLNNASAIRFAENFDGKTRGVTLTGEAFFEVRHDARRPFIVSTDQLHIQVLGTSFNVKAFPGEAQAKVTVASGKVGVYSTQPKTATQMLLPGQQLTYTGRTATFSTSQVNPDDQHAWQQGILILKGENLREIARQLERWYNVKISIPATKLQQEQFNIKQNNESLNHVLASLSLSGDGFHYRIKGRQVQIW, encoded by the coding sequence ATGGCAAAGACACCACAAACAATACCCGACATAGCACTCCTGCAACGTTACCGTTCAGGCACTTGCAGCCCTGAAGAGGCGAGGCAAGTAGATGAATGGTTCGAAGCGCAGGAAAACGAAGCGGTACCGCCGCTTTTGCGCAGGCGATCTGTACAAGCAGTTAACCGGGCCGTGCTTCGGGCTATCCGCTCGCCGCAGCGAAAACAGCAAAGCGGCTTTGTGTTTTTAAAGATCGCTGCCGTGTTGCTGCTGGCCGTTATGGCGGGCCTTTTCGGCTACAGGAAACTGTACCCTGCAAAAGAATTACCCATCAGCTATACCACCATCAGCACCAAGGCAGGCGAACGCAAAACCGTTATCCTTCCCGATAGTACCCGTATCAGCCTCAATAATGCATCGGCCATTCGCTTCGCCGAAAATTTCGACGGCAAAACCAGGGGTGTCACCCTTACCGGCGAAGCATTTTTCGAGGTACGGCATGATGCCAGGCGCCCGTTCATTGTGAGTACTGATCAACTGCATATCCAGGTATTGGGTACTTCTTTTAACGTTAAAGCATTCCCCGGCGAAGCGCAAGCTAAAGTGACGGTAGCCTCCGGTAAAGTTGGCGTATACAGTACTCAACCTAAAACAGCTACGCAAATGTTGCTGCCCGGCCAGCAGCTCACCTATACCGGCAGAACGGCAACTTTCAGCACAAGTCAAGTCAACCCGGACGATCAGCACGCCTGGCAACAAGGCATCCTCATCCTGAAAGGCGAAAACCTGCGCGAGATTGCCCGGCAACTGGAGCGCTGGTACAACGTAAAGATCAGCATACCGGCTACCAAACTGCAACAAGAACAATTCAATATCAAACAAAATAATGAAAGCCTGAACCATGTGCTGGCCTCACTGAGCCTCTCCGGCGATGGCTTCCATTACCGGATCAAAGGCAGGCAGGTACAGATCTGGTAG
- a CDS encoding FecR family protein, which yields MDIKQLEKLFSKYLSGEASPIERSAIDRWFEQTEKNTVDLTPDQRIRIAGELLHRIKPKAAQPVRQTKAVLYTMISPILRIAAVLAILTTGVFVYRYFSSSPPVQQTSAYRIYQTRKGERVLLTMPDRSKIWLNSATRFRYPAAFNAQTREVYLDSGEAFFEVRHKAQQPFIVHSGNLDTRVLGTSFNISNDPDDHQFAVSVNTGRVSVMQINRKQRQVLALLSPDQGLVLNTLTGKYETRATGMLQQNAWKDNILLFRDAGFREIKRKLENWYGLTVILKRPAGENCLFTARFKNKPIGEVLRSLQQINDFKYRMKGKTLWIDNPPCN from the coding sequence ATGGACATCAAACAACTCGAAAAATTATTTAGCAAATACCTGTCAGGCGAGGCTTCGCCCATCGAACGTTCGGCCATTGATCGCTGGTTTGAACAAACCGAAAAGAACACCGTAGACTTAACGCCCGATCAGCGTATCAGGATAGCGGGCGAACTGTTGCACCGCATAAAGCCAAAGGCAGCCCAGCCGGTCCGCCAAACGAAGGCTGTGCTCTATACCATGATCAGCCCCATCCTACGTATTGCAGCCGTACTGGCGATCTTAACCACAGGGGTATTTGTCTACCGTTATTTCAGTTCATCGCCGCCCGTCCAACAAACTTCAGCCTACCGCATTTACCAAACCCGAAAAGGTGAACGCGTTTTACTGACCATGCCCGACCGCTCAAAGATCTGGCTGAACAGTGCCACCCGGTTCAGGTATCCTGCAGCATTTAACGCCCAAACCCGCGAGGTTTACCTGGATTCGGGGGAAGCTTTCTTTGAGGTTAGGCATAAGGCACAGCAGCCCTTCATTGTCCATTCCGGCAATCTTGATACCCGGGTATTGGGCACCTCCTTCAACATCAGCAATGACCCAGACGACCACCAATTCGCCGTATCTGTAAATACAGGCAGGGTATCGGTTATGCAAATCAACAGGAAGCAGCGGCAGGTACTGGCCCTGTTAAGCCCCGACCAGGGCCTGGTGTTAAATACGCTTACCGGAAAATATGAAACGCGCGCTACAGGGATGCTACAGCAAAATGCCTGGAAGGATAATATCTTGTTATTCAGGGATGCCGGTTTCCGGGAGATCAAAAGAAAACTGGAAAACTGGTACGGGCTCACCGTGATCCTCAAACGCCCGGCGGGCGAAAACTGCCTGTTCACGGCCAGATTCAAAAACAAACCCATCGGCGAGGTGCTGCGCTCGCTGCAACAGATCAATGATTTTAAATACAGGATGAAGGGTAAAACATTGTGGATCGATAACCCACCGTGCAATTAA
- a CDS encoding TonB-dependent receptor gives MKKTLNGILFNLFKLMKLSFITFTAIVIMSGTLWANNSKAQNINNVKISINVKSASLDKVLQDLQQQSGFNLMYNVHAIGAKKTVSIAGENQSLQAVLESLFKNTNIEFRQDGENIYINKRAAPGKISGKVLDEKGAVLPGATIKVMESGQGIQSNVDGTYQLNLPSGTYSLEVSYISYQTKRITGILVTEGKNTPLDIAMTPANNELNTVVITGDYKKSSVEGLYAKQKNNTAITDGISAEQIARTPDKNIGETLKRISGVSVLENKYVVVRGLGERYNGTMMNGQVMPSTELNRKQFSFDIIPANMVDNVTIYKTINPDKSAEFGGGLIEVNTKSIPTENSFNITFGESYNDKTTGKNFRGQYIGTRSYFGSATGDRTLFGKTDWKSSADIRAYYAANNSDPKLFSNNWKLYNYTPSVSPNFQASLARVINLKNNDQIGFIASASYRNTWQISDVLSGRNGYSGSDKQDELYGFTGKRYGFTTNIGGIVGAGYTGRQFKASLQSIYLRTFDQQLLLGTGVKEDYGQSVGYLDQTTQTDLWQNQLKGQNSFGKKGIKLDWLLSYAVIDRQKPDNHQLDAHYTGSETDGPDVPDSDFSITGPRSNLDKGVLRSWSRSFEKNLGWNLDLTVPVKFDVLKIPLNNTLKTGYAGWSKDRLFWVVNTGSNYNTSDPQPLSEVFDQNLHPGGTIEINRFGDDYQHKAALQAGYVMLDSKIGGKFRLTGGLRGEYYDLNSVNTVLDRFVKTQIEKNSDVTDYSDLYGKEPKFNLFPSAALTYSLTTKMNLRLAYAKSIIRPDLRELSFFQEYDFELGGIYQSQSPIRSTKIDNLDFRYEWYPNAGDILSVSLFYKKLLHPMEIYDLGNRTYELRNDLSAKNRGIELEARKSFAFTGLPVLRNLTLYGNFTRLFAKVTPMKVVYNANFPGREGKITVVDVALPEVDRPQAGASNYTYNAGIYYDSKPVSLSLSYNYVTNRVFRASEVYKESLFETPLPSLDGQIAVNVLKNKGQVKVNLSNLLNKSNRVYQKRQGDLASTLLYEKGDFINYQASPGRTYSLSFNYNF, from the coding sequence ATGAAAAAAACATTAAATGGGATACTATTTAATTTATTTAAGCTAATGAAACTTTCCTTTATCACTTTCACGGCCATCGTTATCATGAGCGGTACGTTGTGGGCGAATAACAGTAAAGCGCAAAACATCAATAACGTCAAAATCTCCATTAACGTCAAATCAGCAAGCCTCGACAAGGTATTGCAGGACCTGCAGCAACAATCAGGCTTTAACCTGATGTATAATGTACACGCGATAGGTGCAAAAAAAACAGTCAGCATCGCAGGAGAAAATCAATCCCTGCAAGCTGTGCTGGAATCGCTTTTCAAAAACACAAATATCGAATTCCGGCAGGACGGCGAGAATATTTATATCAATAAAAGGGCTGCACCGGGCAAGATCAGCGGCAAAGTGCTGGACGAAAAAGGCGCGGTACTGCCCGGGGCTACTATTAAAGTGATGGAAAGCGGGCAAGGCATCCAGTCCAATGTGGATGGCACCTATCAGCTCAACCTGCCTTCGGGAACTTATTCGCTCGAAGTCAGTTATATTTCTTACCAGACCAAACGCATCACGGGCATCCTGGTAACGGAGGGTAAAAACACCCCTCTGGATATCGCCATGACTCCGGCAAACAATGAGTTGAACACGGTAGTGATCACCGGCGACTATAAGAAATCATCAGTGGAAGGACTTTATGCCAAACAAAAGAACAATACGGCCATCACCGACGGCATCAGCGCCGAGCAGATCGCCCGTACGCCCGATAAAAACATCGGCGAAACGCTCAAACGCATCAGCGGTGTGAGCGTGCTGGAAAACAAATATGTGGTGGTACGGGGCCTGGGCGAACGATACAACGGCACTATGATGAACGGGCAGGTGATGCCCAGCACAGAACTGAACCGCAAACAGTTTTCTTTTGATATCATCCCCGCCAACATGGTGGACAACGTTACCATCTACAAAACCATTAACCCGGATAAAAGCGCCGAGTTCGGCGGCGGGCTGATCGAGGTCAATACCAAGAGCATCCCGACCGAAAACTCCTTCAATATTACGTTTGGAGAGAGTTACAATGATAAAACCACGGGCAAAAACTTCAGGGGGCAGTATATTGGTACACGCAGCTATTTCGGATCGGCAACCGGCGATCGTACTTTATTTGGGAAAACCGACTGGAAAAGCAGCGCTGATATCAGGGCCTATTACGCGGCCAATAATTCAGACCCCAAGCTGTTTTCTAACAATTGGAAACTGTACAATTATACGCCATCGGTATCGCCCAATTTTCAGGCCTCGCTGGCCCGCGTCATCAACCTGAAAAATAATGACCAGATCGGTTTCATCGCCTCGGCCAGCTACCGCAATACCTGGCAGATATCGGATGTGCTTTCCGGGCGCAATGGCTATTCGGGAAGTGATAAGCAGGATGAATTGTATGGTTTTACCGGCAAGCGCTACGGTTTTACCACCAATATCGGCGGGATAGTAGGTGCCGGTTATACCGGTCGGCAATTTAAGGCCAGCCTGCAAAGCATTTACCTGCGCACCTTTGATCAGCAATTGTTATTGGGCACCGGCGTGAAAGAAGATTATGGGCAGTCGGTTGGTTATCTCGATCAGACCACGCAAACCGATCTCTGGCAGAACCAGTTGAAAGGACAAAATTCTTTCGGTAAAAAGGGGATCAAACTGGACTGGCTGCTCAGCTACGCGGTGATTGACCGCCAAAAGCCCGACAACCACCAACTGGACGCGCACTACACCGGCAGCGAGACGGACGGCCCGGATGTGCCCGATTCGGATTTTAGCATTACCGGTCCGCGAAGCAACCTGGACAAAGGCGTGCTGCGTTCCTGGAGCCGGTCATTTGAAAAGAACCTGGGCTGGAACCTTGACCTGACTGTGCCGGTTAAATTCGATGTTTTAAAAATTCCCTTAAACAATACGCTTAAAACAGGTTATGCGGGCTGGAGTAAAGACCGCCTGTTTTGGGTAGTGAACACGGGATCCAATTATAACACTTCCGATCCACAACCACTAAGCGAGGTATTTGATCAAAATCTTCACCCCGGCGGCACTATAGAGATCAATCGTTTTGGGGATGATTACCAGCACAAGGCCGCACTTCAGGCCGGTTACGTAATGCTGGACAGTAAGATCGGAGGTAAATTCCGCCTTACCGGTGGCCTGCGTGGGGAATATTATGATCTGAACAGCGTGAATACCGTACTGGACCGGTTTGTTAAAACCCAGATTGAGAAGAATAGTGACGTGACGGATTACAGTGATCTGTACGGAAAGGAACCTAAGTTTAACCTTTTCCCATCGGCGGCGCTTACTTATAGTTTAACAACAAAAATGAACCTGCGTTTGGCTTATGCTAAAAGCATTATCCGCCCCGACCTGCGGGAACTTTCTTTTTTCCAGGAATACGATTTCGAATTAGGCGGCATCTACCAAAGCCAGTCACCGATCCGGTCCACCAAGATCGACAACCTGGATTTCCGTTATGAATGGTACCCTAACGCAGGCGATATACTTTCCGTATCCCTGTTCTATAAAAAGCTGTTGCACCCCATGGAGATTTATGACCTGGGCAACCGTACTTATGAACTCCGGAACGATCTCTCCGCAAAAAATAGAGGTATCGAACTGGAGGCCCGCAAGTCGTTTGCTTTTACCGGACTGCCTGTATTACGTAACCTCACCTTGTATGGCAATTTTACACGCTTGTTTGCCAAAGTAACACCGATGAAGGTAGTTTATAACGCCAACTTTCCCGGCCGTGAAGGAAAAATAACGGTTGTTGATGTAGCGCTGCCAGAAGTAGACAGGCCGCAGGCCGGTGCAAGTAATTATACCTACAATGCCGGTATTTATTACGACAGCAAACCGGTTTCCCTCAGCCTGAGCTATAACTATGTCACCAACCGGGTTTTCCGTGCATCAGAGGTTTACAAAGAATCTCTATTCGAAACCCCGCTACCCTCTCTCGACGGACAGATAGCGGTAAACGTGCTGAAGAATAAGGGGCAGGTTAAAGTGAACTTGAGCAATCTCCTCAATAAATCAAACCGGGTTTATCAAAAACGGCAGGGGGACCTGGCCAGTACACTTTTGTATGAGAAGGGAGACTTTATCAATTACCAGGCTTCGCCTGGGCGTACTTATAGCTTAAGTTTTAACTATAATTTTTAA